In a single window of the Paenibacillus sp. MMS20-IR301 genome:
- a CDS encoding ROK family protein has protein sequence MNYAMGIDIGGTKTALGLVSPEGQVLSKTSLPTDLSVTPPEMVDKIAAAVTQLLSDAGLQESDLKGIGIGAPGPLNTRLGQIAEPPNLRSWWNFPVVAAFKRHFQAPIVLENDATAAALAEKWVGAAASAEHFIYITISTGIGAGIYSHGRLITGATGNAGDIGHIVIDPAAGLCSCGQHGCFEYIASGTAIAREGSRLLGRQVTSKEVFELAFSGRDTAIKALVDRVFGYIATGCVTLINTFDPELLVIGGGVSQVGEPLFGAVRNYIQRHALNPSGRDTAVVPAALQQDAGLIGAAALIHITY, from the coding sequence GTGAATTATGCAATGGGTATTGATATCGGGGGCACCAAAACAGCCCTGGGCCTTGTCTCCCCGGAAGGACAGGTATTGTCCAAAACCTCTCTTCCTACAGACCTGTCGGTTACACCGCCAGAAATGGTCGATAAGATTGCTGCCGCAGTAACTCAGCTGCTCTCAGATGCAGGTCTGCAGGAGTCTGACCTGAAAGGAATTGGTATCGGGGCTCCCGGCCCGCTGAATACCAGGCTTGGCCAGATTGCGGAGCCGCCCAATCTCCGCAGCTGGTGGAACTTCCCCGTTGTCGCTGCATTCAAGCGGCACTTTCAGGCACCTATTGTACTGGAGAATGATGCGACAGCTGCGGCTCTGGCCGAGAAATGGGTAGGAGCAGCCGCTTCTGCCGAGCATTTCATTTATATTACCATCAGCACCGGTATTGGGGCGGGAATCTACAGCCATGGCAGACTGATTACCGGAGCCACCGGAAATGCCGGTGATATCGGACATATCGTCATTGATCCAGCCGCAGGGCTGTGCAGCTGCGGACAGCACGGATGCTTTGAATATATCGCCTCCGGAACAGCAATTGCAAGGGAAGGCAGCCGGCTGCTGGGCAGACAGGTAACTTCCAAGGAAGTATTTGAGCTGGCCTTCTCCGGCCGGGATACTGCAATCAAAGCATTGGTTGACCGGGTATTCGGCTATATCGCCACCGGCTGCGTCACACTCATCAATACCTTTGACCCGGAATTGCTCGTTATCGGAGGCGGTGTCTCCCAGGTAGGCGAGCCCTTGTTCGGAGCCGTCCGTAATTATATCCAGCGTCATGCCCTGAATCCTTCCGGCCGCGATACCGCCGTTGTTCCTGCCGCCCTTCAGCAGGATGCCGGCCTGATCGGCGCAGCAGCACTTATTCATATTACTTATTAG